The segment AATGCGTCGGTGCGTATTATCGCGCTGAATTTGATTGGGTGCCTCTTCGATGCCGATGCGAGCGATCTGGCTGAGGGGGATCTGCTGACCAGACGGCGTAGGTACGTACACATTACCTATGTCGTCAACGCTCTGCCGTTTGTCGGCAGCCAGCCGCACCACCAGATCGTATCGTTTTTCGCCCTCGAAAACCTGCCCGGCGGCCTGCCCGGCAAAAGCCGTGTTGATGACCCGGTTTACGTCGTTGATGTTGAGGCCGTACTTAGCAATCTGCGCCCGGTCAAGGTCAATCATGATCTGGGAAAGGCCCCCTACTTGCTCGACATATAAATCTTGTGCACCGGAAATGCCCCGCGCTATGCTTCCGACTTCACCTGCCAACTGTTGGAGCTTACCGAGATCGTCGCCATATATTTTCAGGGCTACGTCCTGCCGCGCTCCGGTCATCAGCTCGTTGAAGCGCATCTGCACGGGTTGTTGAAACCCAAACGTTACACCAGGCACCACACTCAAGGCCTCGGACATCTTGCCGGCCAGCTCGTCGCGGGTGGTGGCCGACGACCACTGGTCTTTGGGTTTAAGAATCACCATCAAATCAGAGGCTTCGATGGGCATGGGGTCGGTAGGAATCTCGCCGGAGCCGATTTTACCCACCACCTGCTCCACTTCGGGAAAGTCGCGGAGCAGGATGCGTTGGGCTTTCAGCGTCGCATCGACTGTTTCCGACAGCGAACTGCCCGTCAGCGTGCGCGTGTCCACGGCGAAGTCACCTTCGTCCAACTGCGGGATAAACTCGCCCCCCATCCGGGAAAACAACCACCCAGCCACGACCAGTAACCCAACGGCACTGCCCAGAATGAGCAGCCGGTGGTTCAACGCCCCCAACAAAATGGGTTCATAGAACCGGTGAATGCGTTTCATGATCTTGTCGGAAAAGGTTTCCTTATGGACCACATGCTTGTCGAGCAACAGAGCCGAAATCATGGGTACGTAAGTAAGCGAGAGGATAAACGCCCCCAGAATGGCAAAGGCTACCGTGAGGGCCATTGGTCTGAACATTTTGCCCTCAATGCCCGACAAAGCCAGGATGGGCAGGTACACAATCAAAATGATGATTTCACCAAAGGCCGCCGACGACCGAATCCGGCTGGCTGCGCCAAACACCTCTTCGTCCATTTCATCTTGACTTAGCGTTTTGTCGCGGTTTCGTAGCATAATGTGATGGAGCGTGGCTTCGACAATAATCACGGCTCCGTCCACGATCAGGCCGAAGTCGATAGCTCCTAAGCTCATCAGGTTGCCCGATACACCGAAGAGGTTCATCATCGAAATGGCAAACAACAGGGCCAGCGGAATGACCGAAGCCACCACGAAACCCGCCCGGAAATTGCCCAGCAACAGCACCAGCACGAAAATGACGATTATGGCCCCTTCCAGCAGATTATGTTCCACCGTTCCGATGGCACTGTTGACCATTTTTGTACGGTCCAGAAACGGCACGATCTGCACCCCTTCAGGCAGCGTTTTTTGGATCTCGGCAATTTTCTCTTTCACCCGCTTGATGACGGCAGATGAGTTTTCACCCTTAATCATCATCACAATCGCCCCGACAGTTTCGCCTTCGCCATTGCGCGTAACGGCCCCGTAACGTACCGCCGACCCGATGGTAACCTGTGCCAGGTCACGCACACGCACCGGGAGGCCCCCGTCGTTGAGCCGCACAACGATGTCGGCAATGTCGTTGGTGGAGGCAATCAGGCCATTGGAGCGGATGAAATAGGCGTTGGGTCTTTTGTCAATGTACGCCCCGCCCGTATTCTGGTTATTCTGTTGCAGGGCTGCAAACAGATCGGCAATCGTGATGCCCACGCTGCGGAGCCGGTCGGGGTCAATGGCAATTTCGTACTGTTTCAGCAGCCCCCCGAAGCCACTCACGTCGGCTACGCCGGGCGTACCCAGCAGCCCCCGCCGGATGGTCCAGTCCTGGATAGTCCGTAACTCGGTGAGCGAGTATTTGTGTTCGTAGCCTTTTTTGGGCACGACGGTGTACTGAAAAATTTCGCCCAATCCCGTCGTAACGGGGGCCATCGTGGGTGTACCCACACCCGGCGGGATCTGTCCGGCCACGTTTTGGAGCCGTTCGGCAATCTGCTGTCTGGCCCAATACACATCCGTCGCGTCGGTAAACACCACCGTCACAATCGACAGGCCGAAGCGTGAAAACGACCGGATTTCGGTCAGGCCTGGAATATTCGACAGGCCCACTTCAAGGGGAAACGTCACGAGCCGTTCGATGTCTTCAGCCGCCAGCGACGGGCTGCTGGTGATGACCTGCACCTGATTGTTGGTAATGTCGGGGACGGCATCAATCGGCAGTTGCGTGACCGACCACGCCCCCCACCCAATCAAGGCCAGCGTGAAGAGACCGATGATGAGTTTGTTGCGGATAGAAAATAAGATGATTGCGTTTAGCATGAGTTGTAACAATACAGTGTATAATTGGGCATAACAGACAGAGGTAACGTACCCAGCCGACAGCACAATGGGGTGATTTGGCTATCGGCTGGGTACGTTGTTCAACAGTTACGCAACGGCGTGCTGCCTGGGCATAAGCTGCTCGGCATCAAGGCCAAGGCCGTTCGCCAGGGCCATACCCAGGCCAATGTCGGCCCGGAAGAAATGGCAGAGCTGCCGGTTGCGGATTTCGCTGATTTTGGCCGGGTCGCCTTCCATCTTGCCCATGTGCGTGACGATGTTGTTGACCGTTGCCCTTTTTGCCTCTGGGGTCATCAGCCGATAGAGGTTGCCCGGCTGCGTGTAGTGGTCATCGTCGCCCGGTGCGTTGCGGTCATACCAGTCGGCTACCGACGCTTCCAGATCCCAGGCGGGTTCTTTGTAGCGTGTATCGACCACAACCTCATCGAATGAATTGGGGAAATAGTTAGGCATACTGCCATGATTGCCATCCATCCGCATCTTACCATCACGCTCGTAGTTATAGACGGCGTAGGGGCAGCGGTTCACCGGGATTTGCTCGTAGTTGACACCCAGCCGGTAGCGGTGCGCGTCGGGGTAGCTTAGCAGCCGCCCCTGTAACATCTTGTCAGGCGAGTAGCCGATACCGTCCACGACGTGTGCGGGCGAAAAAGCGGCCTGCTCCACATCCTGAAAGTAATTTTTCGGATTGCGGTTCAACTCCATCACTCCCACGTCGATCAACGGATAGTCGGCGTGCGGCCACACTTTCGAGAGGTCAAAGGGGTTCCAGCGGTAGGTTTTCGCGTCAGCTTCGGGCATCACCTGAATCTGCAACGTCCAGCGCGGAAACTCGCCGATGTCGATGTGTTCCATCAGGTCACGCTGCGCGAAATCGAGGTCTTTCGACTTCATGGCATCGGCTTCGTCGCCCGTAAAGTTTTTGATCCCCTGTTGGGTTTTGAAGTGGAACTTTACCCAGTAACGTTCACCGTCAGCGTTGACCAGCGAGAAGGTATGCGAACCGTAGCCGTTCATGTGCCGGAAGCCGTAAGGCGTACCCCTGTCGCTCATCAGAATCATCACCTGATGCAACGATTCAGGGTTTAGCGACCAGTAATCCCACATCATCGTCTGCGATTTCATATTTGAGTGGGGGTCGCGTTTCTGGGTATGAATGAAATCGCCAAACTTTTTGGGGTCTTTCACGAAGAACACCGGCGTGTTGTTGCCCACCATGTCCCAGTTGCCGTCTTCCGTGTAAAACTTTATCGAGAAACCACGCGGGTCCCGCTCGGTATCGGCGGAGCCTTTTTCGCCCCCAACGGTCGAGAACCGGGCGAAAATGTGCGTTTGTTTCCCCACCTCGCCAAACAGCTTCGCTTTTGTGTATTGGGTGATGTCGTTGGTGACGGTGAACGTACCAAACGCCCCCGACCCTTTGGCGTGTACGACGCGCTCCGGGATACGCTCCCGGTTGAAGTGGGCCATTTTTTCGTGCAGGATGTAATCCTGAAGCAGCAGCGGGCCACGCGGCCCCACGCTCTGCGTGTTTTCGTTTTCGGCAATGGGACGACCAGAAGCGGTCGTCAAACGAGGGTTTTCCATGACGTAATTGATTTAAAGTTGAGTTGTTTAGTTGAAGGAAGCGGGGATCAGCGGCCATCGTCTGACCGGCTGATCCCCAGCCATTTACTGCATATGGACGCGCAGTTGCCACACCTGCTTGTCTAAGGCGTAGCTGAGTTCCTGAAGCAGATTGGATGTCGTTTCGTCCACTTGGCTTAGTTGGTCGATACGTTGCCGAATACGGGTTGCCACTGCGTAGATACGTTCGGTCATCAGGGCGAGCACCTGCCGGTCGGCCAGATACCCCGCCGGGAAATCGCCGAGGTTAGCCGTCTTCGCCACCACACCAGTCCGTCCGTCGATGGGTGAACCGATGTGCAGGGCGCGTTCAGCAACGCGGTCAGTGAAATTGAGCTGAATCGTAGCGTACTCGTCGAGGTTTTCGTGCAGGGGGAAGTAGAGCGGCCCGCGCAGGTTCCAGTGGCTTTGCTTGGTGCTGTGATACAGTTCGAGCAATTCCGCGACAGTGGCCTGCAACAGCCCTGTCACCATGCCTTTCTTTTCGGCCTTGTCAGCCTCGAAGGGTACCCATTGATCCGCCTGCTCGTTACGGTAATTGCCAAGTTGTGCCGGGGCCTGCTGCGCCAGCGCGGTTTGATTATTTTCCATTGTGTTGAGTGGGCGTTAGCCCGTTTAGAATTGATTGTAAAGGATTGGAAGCGAGCGGCACGAGCCTTTTTCCCGTGCCGCCCAGGCTTCGCTTATTGCATATGTACCCGGAACTGCCACACTTGCTTGTCCAGCTCGTAGCTCAGGTCCTGAAACTTGTTGGACGTTACCTCATCGCCGTTTTTAGCGGTGCTTTCCACCCGCGACCGTACCCGCTTGGCGATTGTGAAAATGCGCTCAGTCATGATGTCGAGTACCTGCCGATCCGACAGAAAACCACCCGGAAACTTGGGCAGGTTGGCCGACTGTACAATCGTCTCGGTACGTCCATCGGTCGGGATGCCGATCTGCAATTGCCGTTCGGCCAGCAGGTCGGCGTACTTGCGGTACGTATCAGCGTACTCCTGCAAGTTTTCGTGCAGGGGGAAGTAGAGCGGCCCGCGCAGGTTCCAGTGACTCTGCTTGGCATCATGGAAGAGTTCGAGCAGTTCGACCACCGTTGCCTGTAAGTCGGCGTTGATGGCCTGCCGCTTTTCGGCTTCGAGCGGTATCCAGGCATCGGCCCGTTCGTTGCGGTAATTGCCCAACTCGGAGCCGGACGGAGCCGCCTGATTGGGGGCTGCGTTGGCCGGAGCCGGTGTTTGGGTGTTGCCCACCCGGCGGTTCTGCGCCAGCGTGGGTTGTGAAACAAGAGCCAGGGCAAACAGACCACCGGCGATCAGCCTATTCAGTGTTTTACGCTGAGTAATCATGGGAAACTGGTTTTTAAACGGTAAACTGATTTATAAAATAGGTACTCGGTAATGCGAAAGAACGTACCCACTGAAGCCACCTCAGCGGGTCGGAATGGTAGCCGGAGCTGTCTCCGAACGCAGCTCCCGGTGCATAATCAGCCCGCCCAGCCGACCGACATTCGCCATCAGGCCAAACGTGATCAGTGATGCGGCAAATACAAGGGTGGGCATAAACCGGACCTGCCGCGCACGGGGCCACAGGAGCGTCAGCAGGGAAAGGCCAGCCGTCAGATACATCCCAACGTTGGCCCAATCAGCAGCCTGCTCGTGATTGTGAAGCCGTTGCCGGTCAAGCTGATTGATGGACTTGAGGTAGTGTTCGGCAGACTCGCCGGTTTGGTTGGTGATGAGCGTGGCAATGCTCATCAGCACGAACATGCCGTAGCCCAGCCGTATGATGGCTTCGTTGCGCCGAAACAGGCCGTAGCCCAGTACAATCGTAGCCAACAGACCCCCAATAATTGGGAGATGATTCACCAGCAGGTGCCAGTGTGCGCCATTGATAGACATAACAAAAAATAGATTGGTGATACAGGTACAGCAATACACCTTGCCCGGACCCAGCGGTAGGGTTCGTAAAATGCGGACAAGTGCAGGAGAATCGCTTCGAGTACGCGACCGGGTACGGGCTGACTAACCTAACAACGGTCAGAAAACCACAACGTAAACCCGTCGAGGAAATGGCATAGGCCGAGTCCACGTCGAAGGAAGCAACGAAAAGGAAACAGGAGGAGCCGACGTACTATTCATCGTCCGATTCGTTAGGACGGACTTCGGCCAGGGGCAGTAGGATACTACCGTCGAGGGGGATTAATCAGGCCAAAAACGGCCAGAAAAGAGTACAGGTCAGCCTTGTGCGAAAACGTGGTTTTCAGGGCGATGACAACCTGCTGAGTGAATGCGGGAATTAACCGCAGCGCACCGGGCGCATAAACGGATACAGAGTGACCCGCCGAAGGAAGATTGTGGTGGCTGTGTTTCGGATGTTTCTGGTGTTCCGAATTGGCCCCGTAATGCATCGCGATGAAGTCCGTGAAACTGAGCGTTGGGTCAGCTTTCCGGTGTTGGGCATAGTGTTGTACCAGTTCTCCCCAGCGGGCAGACTGGTCGATGCTGAGGCCGGGGAGCATACTGCTTCCCAACATCAGGCACGCTAACACTATGGCAACTATGGATTTCATCTCTTTGCGTAATTACCCTATCAACGTTGTATAGTGTCGAAAGTTTCGATTTACGAACAAGGGTATGTAATTTAGAAATAATCTAATACCAATCGTACAAGCAAATGGCGCAATTAATTCATAATGAGCGTTGAAGCTCTGGTTGATGAGTTAATCTATTGCACTGCCGTTCAAAACGTAAGCGAAAATTTTACCTTGAATGAACAGTGAATATTGCTAAATGTTGTGGCAACCTTAGGTTAATTTCATTGAGCTTTGCGACCCGTAATCCGGTCGCGGTACACTGTTCCAGTGGCAGGGTCAGTCTGCTGCTCATCAATGTTAAGCGTGGTGCCGTCAGCAGTGCCAATTTTCTGGTTACTCATGTACATATCGTAGCCACTTCCGTTGCTCTGCAAACGCACCGACCCAATCACTGAGGTCTGATCGCTGTAACCCGTTGCTTTAATCGTCTGCGTCAGGAAGATGACGGCGGCTGAATCGCGCCGGGCCGTCAGCGTACCCGACAGGGTGTTTGAGCCAGCCGTATAAGGCAGATTATACTCATACAGCTTAATGCCCGCCGAATCGCTTCGCACATAAGTAAGCGGATACGTACCCGCAACAGTGGTGGCCGGGTCAGGCGTTACGTCCTGCTTTTTCGCGCAGGCAGCCAGCAGGATTGCGGCCAGAAGAGTAAGTACGTATTTCATGGATAAATCGCTTTAAGGAGTGCCGTTCAATACTGAACGGCACTCCGCTGTTTGGGTTAATAAATGAGTTGGCCTTTAGTCAAGCTTCAGGAACTTACCGGCTCCATCGAATTCGGCTTCGTAGGTCTTGCCGTTAAGCGAAAATTTCACCTCATACTTCGCTACGGTGCCGACTGGGGTGGTCCTGTTTAGCCGGACGGTGGCTAAGAGACAGTTTTGAGATTATTCCGATAGTAAGCTTCCTCAAATTGCAGGGGGCTAACATAGCCCAGCGACGAGTGTCGCCGTCGGCGGTTGTAATATAGCTCGATGTACTCGAACAACTGCTCGCGTGCGTCCGCCACCGAGCGAAACACTCGTTGATAGACTAATTCGGCTTTCAGCCGTGACCAATACGACTCAATAAACGCATTGTCATAGACCTCATCGGCGCGGGCCATGCTTTGCTCAAACTGGTGTAGGCGAAGCGTCGTTCGGAAGGCTTTGCCCACGTACTGCCCCCCTCGGTCGGAATGAACAATGCTACCTTTTGCCAATTGATTATGAGCGATGGCTTTCTGTAACGCGTTGTGTACCAACTCTTCTTCCATGTGTTCATCCACAGACCAGCCGCTTACTTTTCGACTAAACAGGTCTAACCAGCCCGCCATATAAGCCCATTCACCGCCTTGCAGAGCCAGGTATGTGATGTCGCCCACCAGCACCTGGCCGGGGCGAGTGGGGGCTGGCCGATCCAACAACAAGTTGGGACTGTAGGGGCCAGCGTGGTTGCTGTGGGTGGTACGAGGCACAAAACTACGTGGCTGAATGGCCTGTAACTGATTGGCTTTCATGATCTTGCGCAGTTGATGGCGACCTACTTCATAGCCCTGCTCCTGTAAATCCAGCACCAGTCGGCGGCTCCCATAGCGTCGTTGATGCTCGTAGAAGCATTCTTTGGTTGCCTGAACCAGCTTGAGTTGTTGCGCCGATGGCTGGTAGGTGTGTTTGGCCCGATAGGCATAAAATGCACTCTTACTAACATTTAGGCACTCACAAAGTCGCTCAACTGGGTATGAATCAGTCAATTGTCGAATCAACTCGTAGGTGATCGTCAGGTCATCCGGCTGAAAATGGAGAGTGCTTTTTTTAGGATGTCTCGT is part of the Fibrella aestuarina BUZ 2 genome and harbors:
- a CDS encoding catalase, with product MENPRLTTASGRPIAENENTQSVGPRGPLLLQDYILHEKMAHFNRERIPERVVHAKGSGAFGTFTVTNDITQYTKAKLFGEVGKQTHIFARFSTVGGEKGSADTERDPRGFSIKFYTEDGNWDMVGNNTPVFFVKDPKKFGDFIHTQKRDPHSNMKSQTMMWDYWSLNPESLHQVMILMSDRGTPYGFRHMNGYGSHTFSLVNADGERYWVKFHFKTQQGIKNFTGDEADAMKSKDLDFAQRDLMEHIDIGEFPRWTLQIQVMPEADAKTYRWNPFDLSKVWPHADYPLIDVGVMELNRNPKNYFQDVEQAAFSPAHVVDGIGYSPDKMLQGRLLSYPDAHRYRLGVNYEQIPVNRCPYAVYNYERDGKMRMDGNHGSMPNYFPNSFDEVVVDTRYKEPAWDLEASVADWYDRNAPGDDDHYTQPGNLYRLMTPEAKRATVNNIVTHMGKMEGDPAKISEIRNRQLCHFFRADIGLGMALANGLGLDAEQLMPRQHAVA
- a CDS encoding Dps family protein — protein: MENNQTALAQQAPAQLGNYRNEQADQWVPFEADKAEKKGMVTGLLQATVAELLELYHSTKQSHWNLRGPLYFPLHENLDEYATIQLNFTDRVAERALHIGSPIDGRTGVVAKTANLGDFPAGYLADRQVLALMTERIYAVATRIRQRIDQLSQVDETTSNLLQELSYALDKQVWQLRVHMQ
- a CDS encoding Dps family protein, which translates into the protein MITQRKTLNRLIAGGLFALALVSQPTLAQNRRVGNTQTPAPANAAPNQAAPSGSELGNYRNERADAWIPLEAEKRQAINADLQATVVELLELFHDAKQSHWNLRGPLYFPLHENLQEYADTYRKYADLLAERQLQIGIPTDGRTETIVQSANLPKFPGGFLSDRQVLDIMTERIFTIAKRVRSRVESTAKNGDEVTSNKFQDLSYELDKQVWQFRVHMQ
- a CDS encoding IS3 family transposase — translated: MIRQLTDSYPVERLCECLNVSKSAFYAYRAKHTYQPSAQQLKLVQATKECFYEHQRRYGSRRLVLDLQEQGYEVGRHQLRKIMKANQLQAIQPRSFVPRTTHSNHAGPYSPNLLLDRPAPTRPGQVLVGDITYLALQGGEWAYMAGWLDLFSRKVSGWSVDEHMEEELVHNALQKAIAHNQLAKGSIVHSDRGGQYVGKAFRTTLRLHQFEQSMARADEVYDNAFIESYWSRLKAELVYQRVFRSVADAREQLFEYIELYYNRRRRHSSLGYVSPLQFEEAYYRNNLKTVS